The window CCTACGGGAGCAAGGTCTGACGAACGAAACGGAAGATGCCATCATCCTGCTCATCGGCCGCGGTTCCAGCGATCCTGATGCCAATAGCGATCTCTACAAAATCGGGCGCCTGTTATCTGAACGTTTTGACCATCTTACCGTCGAATCGGCCTTTATCGGCGTAACGAAACCGACCGTGGAAGACGGCGTGGCCCGTGCCGTCACCCTCGGAGCGAAGCAGGTTTTTCTCGTCCCTTATCTTTTCTTCACAGGTGTCCTGATGAACCGCATGCATGATAAACTCGCTGCGCTAAAAGAGCAGTATCCTGCGCATCAATTGCAGATGACCGACTACTTCGGTTTCCGGGATGAAGTGAAGGATGTGTTCCAAGACCGAGTGGAAGAAGCGTTGCTTGGCGCAGCCAAATTGAACTGCGATGTCTGCGAATTCCGTCTGCATGCTCTGGAACATATGGACGTCCATCATCATCACCATCATGACCACGATCATGATCACGACCATCACCACCATCATCATCATGCACACGAGGAGGTCGCACCGTGATCCTGTTTTTAGCGGGAACGAGCGATGCCCGGGAATTGGCGATCGAATTAAAAGAAAAAGGCTTTGATCCACTCACGACGGTGGTGACAGAAAATGCAAGCTATGCCCTCTTGGAAGCGGGCCTCCGTGTCCATATCGGAAGACTGACTGCCGAAGAGATGGCTGCAATCATCCAGGAAGAAAATATGAAAGCCATCGTTGACGCAAGCCACCCGTTCGCAGAAGAAGCATCCAAAAACGCGATCGAAGCGGCAGCAAACGCAGGAGTCCCCTATTTCCGTTATGAACGCGAGCAGATCGATCAGTACGACGATCGGGTCGTCTCCGTTTCCACTTACGAAGAGGCTGCCGACGTCGCACTGGAACGAAAGGGCAATATCATGCTTACGACCGGCAGCAAAACATTGGAGACGTTTGCCAAAAAGCTTATCGGTGTGGAAGGCGTCCGCCTCATCGCACGGATGCTCCCTCGCTTGGACAATATGGAGAAATGCGCGGCACTCGGTGTCGAGCA is drawn from Sporosarcina sp. FSL W7-1349 and contains these coding sequences:
- a CDS encoding sirohydrochlorin chelatase produces the protein MQAILFVGHGSKDPNGNKEILQFVDQIRPRFSEPIIETCYLEFAQPDISRGIDRCIERGATSVSLVPMMFLAAGHSKLHIPAAIDEAKVKYPTVTFNYGRPVGIHNRIIDMLENCLREQGLTNETEDAIILLIGRGSSDPDANSDLYKIGRLLSERFDHLTVESAFIGVTKPTVEDGVARAVTLGAKQVFLVPYLFFTGVLMNRMHDKLAALKEQYPAHQLQMTDYFGFRDEVKDVFQDRVEEALLGAAKLNCDVCEFRLHALEHMDVHHHHHHDHDHDHDHHHHHHHAHEEVAP
- the cobK gene encoding precorrin-6A reductase, with translation MILFLAGTSDARELAIELKEKGFDPLTTVVTENASYALLEAGLRVHIGRLTAEEMAAIIQEENMKAIVDASHPFAEEASKNAIEAAANAGVPYFRYEREQIDQYDDRVVSVSTYEEAADVALERKGNIMLTTGSKTLETFAKKLIGVEGVRLIARMLPRLDNMEKCAALGVEQKNIVAIQGPFSYELNRALYQQFDVTLMVTKESGKVGSVDEKVEAALELGIPVVMIRRPKIDYGEVYSSFAPLIEQLQTTLEESVK